The Miscanthus floridulus cultivar M001 chromosome 7, ASM1932011v1, whole genome shotgun sequence genome includes a region encoding these proteins:
- the LOC136467568 gene encoding uncharacterized protein: MEDYPEELRTPPVSLVSIVGCPELHPSISAALSSQQPPMNTLALPDFAKASILARSGKPRDPLAPPQPPAGILKKDWLLKHRTRVPVTVAALFRADQVSGDPAQWLQACSDLENLKSAIQGKNTKLVVVLVQDQASDELSEDVTVALRKRAEIDSKHLVVLVEHDESEWNRSLNKLKNVFAELCAAFYKEEGRRIKARIEKRNFASVELSIRYCFKVAIYAEFRRDWPEALKFYEEGVHVLREMIGTSTRLPPTQRLVEIKAVAEQFHFKISTLLLHARKVVEAITWFCKHIRSYERVVGTPEVAFLHWEWFSRQFLVFGELIETTSTTIPDTLSPRFGTADNALTEWEFQPAYYYQLAATYLREKRYAIECSSSMANLTTEANGVPESVMPSVYVGQYVRLFEQGDTVSILPLSDTEYTSYALSEAERFQDSYEIIALFRKAYESFQSLGATRMASACSGGMAIEYYAAGDFSNAKQLFDSVAGLYRQEGWTTLLWENLGYLRECSMKLNSPKDFISYSLEMAALPLFSGSGEENREKKIKSGPAGSPTISRRENIQQEVINVLERKQSSEGTDDGFNNAMEEVTHLDIDQISPLRMVLTASVAFHDQSVKPGSPLLVSVSLLSHLPSPVVVDQLEVQFNQSDCNFVIHITREDSPPSDSNLHDQVVQDTSLTLFTNRWMRLTHEVKSGHSGKLECLSVKATINKHLVICCHAESPASMEDFPLWKFENQVETLPTKDTALAFSGQKLIQVEEPDAQVDLVLNSAGPALVGELFTVPVTIESKGRAVHSGELKINLIDARGGGLLLSPREAEDSESHHVELLGVSTVSEDKESKEEADSIRKIQYEFGVVSVPTLSVGDSWSCKLEIKWHRAKSVMLYVSLGYSLGSSEEEALHRLNVHRSLQIEGQIPLLVSHQFLRPFRREPLLLSGIRSLGSDDKKCSLAMNESNMLIVTARNCTDVPLCLHSMTIQPDGDGEQLCSVQQISGISNGHGVVAPSEEYKGIFSVNPRAISTNFNLGEICLNWSRDSSLGEDQDRLIIMKEQLPEVSIEEPPLVVGMECPPYAILGIPFTIYVKIHNSTSLLQEIKYSLVDSQNFVFSGAHNHAAFILPKLEHTVSHKLVPLGSGSQQLPKITVTSVRYSAALTPSASAATVFVYPSEPKFNLETSHSTSDEIVS, translated from the exons ATGGAGGACTACCCGGAAGAGCTGCGGACGCCGCCGGTGTCGCTCGTGTCCATCGTGGGGTGCCCAGAGCTGCACCCCTCGATCTCGGCGGCACTCAGCTCCCAGCAGCCGCCCATGAACACACTGGCCCTCCCGGACTTCGCCAAGGCCTCCATCCTGGCCCGCAGCGGTAAGCCCCGCGACCCTCTCGCACCGCCGCAACCCCCCGCGGGAATCCTCAAGAAGGACTGGCTCCTTAAGCATCGCACCCGCGTCCCGGTCACCGTCGCTGCGCTGTTCCGTGCCGACCAGGTCTCCGGCGACCCCGCCCAGTGGCTCCAGGCCTGCTCCGATCTCGAAAACCTCAA GTCTGCAATTCAGGGGAAAAACACTAAATTAGTGGTGGTCCTTGTGCAGGATCAAGCTAGTG ATGAGCTGAGTGAGGATGTAACTGTTGCCTTGAGGAAACGTGCAGAAATCGATTCCAAGCACTTGGTTGTGTTGGTTGAGCACGATGAATCAGAATGGAACAGATCTCTGAACAA ATTGAAGAATGTGTTTGCGGAGTTATGTGCAGCATTCTATAAAGAGGAAGGGCGAAGGATAAAGGCTCGCATTGAGAAAAGAAACTTTGCTTCTGTCGAGCTGAGCATCCGGTACTGCTTCAAG GTTGCTATTTATGCGGAGTTTAGAAGGGATTGGCCAGAAGCATTGAAGTTCTATGAGGAAGGTGTTCATGTTTTGCGTGAG ATGATTGGAACTTCGACAAGGTTGCCTCCAACCCAACGCCTAGTTGAGATAAAAGCAGTTGCCGAGCAATTTCACTTTAAGATATCAACCTTGCTACTTCATGCTAGGAAAGTGGTAGAAGCAATCACATGGTTCTGTAAGCATATCAGAAGCTATGAACGGGTTGTTGGAACACCAGAAGTTGCTTTTCTTCACTGGGAGTGGTTTAGCAGGCAGTTCCTCGTCTTTGGTGAGCTGATAGAAACAACATCTACAACTATTCCAGATACATTATCTCCTCGATTTGGCACTGCAGACAATGCATTGACTGAGTGGGAATTTCAGCCAGCATACTACTATCAG TTAGCGGCAACTTACTTGAGAGAGAAGAGGTATGCCATCGAATGCTCATCATCAATGGCTAACCTTACAACAGAAGCTAATGGAGTACCTGAGTCAGTAATGCCTTCTGTATATGTTGGCCAATATGTCCGCTTGTTTGAGCAAGGAGATACAGTTAGTATACTACC CCTTTCTGATACTGAATACACCAGCTATGCTTTGTCAGAAGCTGAAAGGTTTCAAGATTCTTATGAGATAATAGCATTGTTCAGAAAAGCTTATGAATCATTTCAGAGCCTAGGTGCTACAAGAATGGCTTCTGCCTGTAGCGGTGGAATGGCCATAGAATATTACGCAGCTGGGGATTTTAGCAATGCAAAACAGCTTTTTGATAGTGTTGCTGGCCTATACCGCCAAGAGGGTTGGACCACTTTGCTCTGGGAGAACCTAGGATACTTGAGAGAGTGCTCAATGAAACTTAATTCTCCAAAGGATTTTATCAGTTATTCTCTAGAGATGGCTGCATTACCATTATTTTCTGGTAGTGGAGAGGAAaatcgagaaaaaaaaattaagagTGGGCCTGCAGGTTCCCCTACCATTTCCAGGAGAGAGAATATACAGCAGGAAGTTATTAATGTTTTAGAAAGAAAACAGTCATCAGAAGGAACCGATGATGGATTTAATAATGCGATGGAAGAAGTTACTCACCTTGATATTGATCAGATAAGTCCGCTAAGAATGGTGCTTACTGCATCTGTTGCTTTTCATGATCAATCTGTAAAACCTGGTTCACCTCTGCTTGTCAGCGTGTCACTCTTATCTCATCTTCCTTCTCCAGTTGTGGTTGATCAGTTGGAGGTTCAGTTCAATCAATCTGACTGTAACTTTGTGATACATATTACACGGGAAGATTCTCCTCCTTCAGATTCAAATTTGCATGACCAAGTTGTTCAAGATACTTCTCTTACACTCTTCACCAATAGATGGATGCGGTTGACACATGAAGTAAAATCAG GACACAGTGGAAAGCTAGAATGTTTGTCTGTGAAGGCGACAATAAACAAACACCTTGTGATTTGCTGCCACGCTGAAAGCCCTGCTTCCATGGAAGACTTCCCATTATGGAAATTTGAGAACCAAGTGGAGACACTGCCCACAAAGGACACTGCTCTTGCCTTTTCTGGACAGAAACTTATTCAAGTTGAAGAGCCAGATGCTCAAGTTGACCTTGTCTTAAATTCTGCTGGCCCTGCTTTAGTTGGAGAGTTATTTACTGTACCAGTGACCATAGAGTCAAAAGGGCGTGCAGTCCATTCTGGTGAGCTGAAAATTAACCTCATTGATGCCAGAGGTGGTGGTCTGTTGTTGAGTCCGAGGGAAGCAGAAGACTCTGAAAGTCATCATGTTGAACTTCTTGGTGTCTCAACTGTGTCCGAGGATAAAGAGTCAAAGGAAGAGGCTGATAGCATAAGAAAGATCCAGTATGAATTTGGGGTTGTATCTGTTCCCACATTGAGTGTGGGTGATTCCTGGTCATGCAAATTAGAAATCAAATGGCATCGAGCAAAATCAGTCATGCTTTATGTTTCACTTGGTTACTCCCTaggctcaagtgaagaagaagcatTGCACCGGCTTAACGTACATAGAAGCTTGCAAATTGAAGGGCAGATCCCCTTATTAGTTAGTCACCAGTTTTTGAGACCATTTAGGCGAGAACCGTTGTTGCTATCAGGGATCAGGTCCTTAGGAAGTGATGATAAAAAATGTTCTCTTGCTATGAATGAGTCTAACATGCTTATTGTGACTGCTAGAAACTGCACTGATGTGCCTTTGTGTTTGCATTCAATGACCATTCAACCTGATGGTGATGGAGAGCAGCTCTGTTCAGTGCAACAGATCAGTGGAATTTCCAATGGTCATGGAGTTGTTGCTCCTAGTGAGGAATACAAAGGAATATTTTCGGTCAATCCACGGGCTATCAGTACAAACTTCAATCTAGGTGAAATTTGCCTGAATTGGTCAAGAGATTCAAGCCTTGGTGAGGATCAAGATAGGCTTATTATTATGAAAGAACAATTACCTGAGGTCAGCATTGAGGAGCCGCCGCTTGTTGTGGGCATGGAGTGCCCTCCCTATGCAATCCTTGGAATCCCTTTCACTATCTATGTGAAGATTCACAACTCAACGTCTTTGCTTCAGGAAATCAAGTACTCCCTTGTTGATTCCCAGAATTTCGTTTTTTCTGGTGCTCACAATCATGCTGCTTTCATTCTGCCGAAATTAGAGCACACTGTTAGTCATAAGCTTGTACCGCTTGGTTCCGGCTCTCAGCAGTTGCCAAAGATCACAGTGACTTCGGTGCGGTATTCTGCTGCATTGACTCCTTCAGCCTCAGCAGCGACTGTCTTTGTGTATCCCAGTGAGCCTAAATTCAACTTGGAAACCAGCCATTCAACATCCGATGAGATCGTGAGTTGA
- the LOC136467569 gene encoding cysteine protease XCP1-like encodes MEPKLPVLVLFLAFAACSASHHRDPSVVGYSQEDIALPNRLVNLFKSWSVKHSKIYASSKEKLKRYGIFKQNLMHIAETNRKNGSYWLGLNQFADIAHEEFKANYLGLKQGLSRMGAQTRTPTTFRYAAAANLPWSVDWRYKGAVTPVKNQGKCGSCWAFSSVAAVEGINQIVTGKLVSLSEQELMDCDTTFDHGCEGGLMDFAFAYIMGSQGIHAEDDYPYLMEEGYCKEKQPYANVVAITGYEDVPENSEISLLKALAHQPVSVGIAAGSRDFQFYKGGVFDGACSDELDHALTAVGYGSSYGQNYITMKNSWGKNWGEQGYVRIKMGTGKPEGVCGIYTMASYPVKNATRWGA; translated from the exons ATGGAACCCAAGCTCCCGGTGCTCGTCCTGTTCCTAGCATTTGCAGCCTGTTCTGCCAGTCACCACCGAGACCCCTCTGTTGTTGGATACTCCCAGGAAGATATTGCATTGCCCAACAGGCTTGTTAACCTCTTCAAATCCTGGTCGGTGAAGCACAGCAAGATCTACGCCAGCTCGAAGGAGAAGCTGAAGAGGTACGGGATATTCAAGCAGAACCTGATGCACATTGCAGAAACAAACAGGAAGAACGGGAGCTACTGGCTGGGCTTGAACCAGTTCGCCGACATCGCTCACGAAGAGTTCAAGGCTAATTATCTGGGATTGAAGCAAGGATTGTCAAGAATGGGTGCACAAACACGTACGCCGACAACGTTCAGGTACGCGGCCGCAGCCAACCTGCCCTGGTCAGTCGACTGGAGGTACAAGGGAGCCGTGACGCCGGTCAAGAACCAAGGAAAATGCG GGAGCTGCTGGGCCTTCTCGTCAGTGGCAGCGGTTGAAGGGATCAACCAGATTGTGACGGGCAAGCTGGTATCACTCTCAGAGCAGGAGCTGATGGACTGCGATACCACGTTTGATCACGGCTGCGAAGGGGGTCTCATGGACTTCGCGTTCGCTTACATAATGGGGAGCCAGGGGATCCATGCCGAGGACGACTACCCGTACCTCATGGAAGAaggctactgcaaagaaaaacAG CCTTATGCCAATGTCGTCGCTATAACTGGATACGAGGATGTCCCGGAGAACAGCGAGATAAGCCTGCTGAAAGCGTTGGCTCATCAGCCTGTCAGTGTTGGCATAGCTGCGGGGAGCAGGGACTTCCAGTTCTACAAAGGA GGGGTGTTTGACGGGGCCTGCAGCGACGAGCTTGATCATGCACTGACGGCCGTCGGATATGGCTCGTCGTACGGCCAGAACTACATCACCATGAAGAACTCGTGGGGCAAGAACTGGGGAGAACAAGGCTACGTCAGGATAAAGATGGGCACCGGGAAGCCGGAGGGTGTTTGCGGCATCTATACCATGGCTTCCTACCCCGTGAAAAATGCAACACGCTGGGGTGCCTAA
- the LOC136467570 gene encoding ribose-phosphate pyrophosphokinase 4-like — protein MEFVATAKQKAKKHEKHIHLFYCSECEELALKVAASSDAIELQSINWRSFDDGFPNLFINKAHDIRGQHVAFLASFSSPAVIFEQISVIFALPKLFIASFTLVLPFFPTGSFERVEEEGDVATAFTLARILSMIPKSRGGPTSVVIYDIHALQERFYFGDDVLPCFETGIPLLLQRLRQLPDAENITIAFPDDGAWKRFHKLLQHFPMIVCNKVREGDKRIVRIKEGNPEGRHVVIVDDLVQSGGTLRECQKVLASHGAAKVSAYVTHAVFPKRSYERFMSEGSRWRLEEGE, from the exons ATGGAGTTCGTCGCCACCGCGAAGCAGAAGGCGAAGAAGCACGAGAAGCACATACACCTCTTCTACTGCTCCGAATGCGAGGAGCTCGCCCTCAAGGTCGCGGCCAGCTCCGACGCCATCGAGCTCCAGTCCATCAACTGGCG GAGCTTCGACGATGGGTTCCCAAACCTGTTCATCAACAAGGCCCACGACATCCGGGGGCAGCACGTGGCGTTCCTGGCCTCCTTCAGCTCGCCGGCGGTCATATTTGAGCAGATCTCTGTCATCTTCGCGCTGCCCAAGCTCTTCATCGCCTCATTCACGCTCGTGCTACCCTTCTTCCCCACGGGCTCCTTCGAGCGCGTtgaggaggagggcgatgtcgccaCCGCGTTCACCCTCGCGCGCATCCTCTCGATGATCCCTAAGTCGCGCGGCGGGCCGACCAGCGTCGTCATCTACGACATCCACGCGCTCCAGGAGAGGTTCTACTTCGGGGACGACGTCCTGCCATGCTTCGAGACAGGGATCCCGCTCCTGCTGCAGCGCCTCCGCCAGCTCCCGGACGCAGAAAAT ATCACCATTGCCTTTCCAGATGATGGAGCGTGGAAGCGGTTCCACAAGCTGTTGCAGCACTTTCCAATG ATAGTCTGTAACAAGGTTCGTGAAGGTGACAAGAGAATAGTTCGTATAAAGGAAGGAAATCCTGAAGGCCGTCatgttgttattgttgatgatttaGTGCAATCTGGGGGAACTCTTCGGGAATGCCAG AAAGTTCTAGCTTCGCATGGCGCTGCAAAAGTTAGTGCTTATGTGACTCATGCTGTGTTCCCTAAGCGCTCATATGAACGTTTTAtgtctgaagggtcgagatggcgactagaggagggtgaatag